One genomic region from Knoellia sp. p5-6-4 encodes:
- a CDS encoding ECF transporter S component: MTARRWQQGVVMALVMAVGVVAFGWPFLVTPGSEISQLGHSGDASLLFVALMALLALVLLAEMSSGRLDAKGVAVLGVLAAAGGALRVLSAGTAGLEPMFFLLVVAGRVLGASKGFLLGALALLASAFLTAGIGPWTPFQMLACAWVAMGAGLLPRASGWTERVVLAGYGLASGMAYGAVMNLWFWPFMGGTAPEGAGYVPGAGAAANLTHYTVFYVLTSLAWDLLRGLLTAALTLLAAAPVLRVLRRALRQARFDAPVRFATRS; encoded by the coding sequence GTGACCGCACGGCGGTGGCAGCAGGGCGTCGTCATGGCGCTGGTCATGGCGGTCGGGGTCGTGGCCTTCGGCTGGCCGTTCCTCGTGACACCGGGCTCGGAGATCTCCCAGCTCGGCCACTCCGGCGACGCGTCCCTCCTCTTCGTGGCGCTGATGGCCCTGCTGGCCCTGGTCCTGCTGGCCGAGATGTCCTCCGGGCGGCTCGACGCCAAGGGCGTCGCCGTGCTCGGGGTCCTTGCCGCAGCCGGGGGCGCGCTGCGGGTGCTGTCGGCGGGCACCGCCGGTCTGGAGCCCATGTTCTTCCTCCTGGTCGTCGCCGGCCGGGTGCTCGGCGCGAGCAAGGGCTTCCTGCTGGGAGCGCTGGCCCTGCTGGCCTCCGCCTTCCTCACCGCGGGGATCGGCCCCTGGACGCCGTTCCAGATGCTCGCGTGCGCGTGGGTGGCCATGGGCGCGGGGTTGCTGCCGAGGGCGTCGGGCTGGACCGAGCGGGTGGTGCTTGCCGGCTACGGCCTGGCCTCGGGCATGGCATACGGTGCCGTCATGAACCTCTGGTTCTGGCCCTTCATGGGCGGTACCGCACCCGAGGGCGCCGGCTACGTGCCGGGCGCGGGTGCCGCCGCCAACCTCACCCACTACACCGTGTTCTACGTGCTGACCTCCCTGGCGTGGGACCTGCTGCGCGGCCTGCTCACCGCCGCCCTGACGCTGCTCGCCGCCGCGCCGGTGCTCCGTGTCCTGCGCCGGGCCCTGCGGCAGGCGCGCTTCGACGCCCCCGTGCGGTTCGCGACCCGGTCATGA
- a CDS encoding bifunctional adenosylcobinamide kinase/adenosylcobinamide-phosphate guanylyltransferase, producing MTTTLVLGGVRSGKSRYAEQLLREREKVTFVAPGYPADPSDPEWAARVESHQARRPESWTTHETLDLAGAIREATTPLLIDCLGLWLTRFIDGIGGWDNPRESSIAVAWALRDLTDAWCNAPTDIVAVTNEVGLGVVPSTPAGGLFRDELGRLNAALSARSDHVFLVAAGRVLDLSDAPVVGE from the coding sequence ATGACGACGACGCTGGTCCTCGGCGGCGTCCGCAGCGGCAAGAGCCGGTATGCCGAGCAGCTCCTGCGCGAGCGCGAGAAGGTCACCTTCGTCGCGCCCGGCTACCCCGCGGACCCCTCCGATCCGGAGTGGGCGGCACGGGTCGAGAGCCACCAGGCCCGCCGGCCCGAGAGCTGGACGACCCACGAGACGCTCGACCTCGCCGGTGCCATCCGGGAGGCCACCACCCCGCTGCTCATCGACTGCCTGGGGCTGTGGCTGACCCGCTTCATCGACGGCATCGGCGGCTGGGACAACCCGCGCGAGTCCTCGATCGCGGTCGCCTGGGCCCTGCGAGACCTGACCGACGCGTGGTGCAACGCCCCGACCGACATCGTGGCCGTGACCAACGAGGTGGGGCTCGGGGTCGTGCCCTCCACCCCCGCCGGTGGCCTCTTCCGCGACGAGCTGGGTCGCCTCAACGCCGCGCTCTCGGCCCGCAGCGACCACGTCTTCCTGGTGGCCGCAGGACGGGTGCTCGACCTGAGCGACGCCCCCGTCGTCGGCGAGTGA
- a CDS encoding adenosylcobinamide-GDP ribazoletransferase yields the protein MNALRLVFGLLTAVPVGRLPRVDRRSAGRAVLLAPLTTVPLLLAVVGAHFAVSAGAPPLLLGGLVVTTGALLSRGMHLDGLADTADGLSAGYDAESSLRAMKASDTGPSGVAAVVLALLLQVASLATLLPSAAGTALAAAAWLGSRHAIAWACRAGVPAAQERGLGALVAGTVSRGSLALATALVLASAVGVSTLAAQRDRSFVLWGVPAVLAIGLGAAGWLTRRCRVRLGGVTGDVLGAGVEVSLTAALVTAALLVST from the coding sequence GTGAACGCCCTGCGGCTGGTCTTCGGCCTTCTCACGGCGGTCCCCGTCGGGCGACTCCCCCGCGTCGACCGCCGGTCGGCGGGGCGGGCCGTTCTGCTGGCGCCCCTCACCACCGTCCCCCTGCTCCTGGCGGTCGTGGGAGCCCACTTCGCGGTGTCGGCCGGTGCTCCCCCGCTGCTGCTGGGGGGGCTCGTCGTCACGACCGGTGCACTGCTGAGCCGCGGCATGCACCTCGACGGGCTCGCCGACACCGCTGACGGCCTCTCCGCGGGCTACGACGCCGAGTCCTCCCTGCGGGCGATGAAGGCCTCCGACACCGGGCCCTCCGGCGTCGCGGCCGTGGTGCTGGCCCTGCTCCTGCAGGTGGCGTCCCTCGCCACGCTGCTCCCCTCGGCGGCCGGCACAGCGCTCGCGGCCGCGGCGTGGCTGGGTTCACGGCACGCGATCGCCTGGGCCTGCCGGGCCGGGGTACCGGCGGCACAGGAACGCGGGCTCGGGGCCCTCGTGGCGGGCACGGTGAGCCGGGGCTCCCTGGCCCTGGCGACCGCCCTGGTGCTGGCATCCGCCGTTGGCGTCAGCACCCTTGCCGCCCAGCGGGACCGGTCGTTCGTCCTGTGGGGGGTGCCTGCCGTGCTCGCGATCGGCCTCGGGGCGGCCGGCTGGCTCACCCGGCGCTGCCGGGTCAGGCTGGGTGGCGTCACCGGCGACGTGCTGGGGGCCGGTGTGGAGGTCTCGCTCACGGCCGCTCTGGTGACGGCGGCTCTGCTCGTCTCGACCTAG